A genomic window from Hyalangium gracile includes:
- the glgX gene encoding glycogen debranching protein GlgX, with the protein MGIEVWPGKPYPRGATYDGTGVNFAVYSQVATRVEVCIFDSNNPSREIARFDLPEVTEFVWHGYVSGMEPGTLYGLRVHGPYDPLRGHRCNPHKLLVDPYAKALFGEVDWKQPVFGYTLGHKDQDLARDEQDSAAGMPKGVVVSDFFDWGNDRRPDVPWRKTVIYEAHVRGLTMRHPAVPEHQRGTYAGLAHPAVIEHLLKLGITAVELLPVHEAADDAFLNDKGLSNYWGYSTLNYFAPEQRYASRRTPGSQVAEFKSMVKALHAAGIEVILDVVYNHTNEGNHLGPTLSFKGIDNAAYYWLMPDARYYLDFTGCGNSLNASLPQAGRLIADSLRYWVTEMHVDGFRFDLATTLGRMGGGEFSPNAPLFQIINQDPVLQKVKLIAEPWDVGLGGYQVGHFPAPWREWNGKYRDAVRRYWKGDENLAGEVGYRLAGSADLFQEARRRPQASINFVTAHDGFTLHDLVTYSHKHNEANGEHNRDGADDNQAWNCGVEGETDNPRIITLRDQQKRNLLATMFLSQGVPMLVAGDEMGRTQGGNNNAYCQDNELSWVDWNLDARRKALLEFTSRLIHFRHRQPVLQRRRFFQGGHIWDSHFKDLTWYRPDGSEMSPEDWQKPFVRSLAFLLGGDAIPTPDERGQRVIGDALLVLLNAHHEPVRFNVPHGPKGTQWMLEFYTADDARGPEPIKPGPFELAGRSLAVFREAEPDEKP; encoded by the coding sequence ATGGGAATCGAAGTGTGGCCGGGGAAGCCTTATCCCCGTGGGGCGACGTACGACGGCACCGGAGTCAATTTCGCGGTCTATTCCCAGGTGGCGACGCGGGTGGAGGTCTGCATCTTCGACTCCAACAACCCGTCGCGAGAGATCGCTCGCTTCGATCTCCCCGAGGTGACCGAGTTCGTCTGGCACGGCTACGTCTCCGGCATGGAGCCAGGCACGCTGTACGGCCTGCGCGTGCACGGCCCGTATGATCCGCTGCGCGGCCACCGCTGCAACCCTCACAAGCTGCTGGTGGACCCGTACGCCAAGGCGCTCTTCGGCGAGGTGGACTGGAAGCAGCCCGTCTTCGGCTACACGCTGGGGCACAAGGATCAGGACCTCGCCCGGGACGAGCAGGACAGCGCCGCCGGCATGCCCAAGGGCGTGGTGGTGAGCGACTTCTTCGACTGGGGCAACGACAGGCGCCCGGACGTGCCCTGGCGCAAGACGGTCATCTACGAGGCCCACGTGCGCGGCCTCACCATGCGCCACCCCGCCGTGCCCGAGCACCAGCGCGGCACCTACGCGGGCCTGGCCCACCCGGCCGTCATCGAGCACCTGCTCAAGCTGGGCATCACCGCGGTGGAGCTGCTCCCGGTGCACGAGGCGGCCGACGACGCCTTCCTCAACGACAAGGGCCTGTCCAACTACTGGGGCTACAGCACGCTCAACTACTTCGCGCCCGAGCAGCGCTACGCCAGCCGTCGCACGCCGGGCTCGCAGGTGGCCGAGTTCAAGTCCATGGTGAAGGCCCTGCACGCGGCCGGCATCGAAGTCATCCTCGACGTCGTCTACAACCACACCAACGAGGGCAACCACCTGGGGCCCACGCTCTCGTTCAAGGGCATCGACAACGCGGCCTACTACTGGCTCATGCCGGATGCGCGCTACTACCTGGACTTCACCGGGTGCGGCAACAGCCTGAACGCCTCGCTGCCCCAGGCCGGCCGCCTCATCGCCGACTCCCTGCGCTACTGGGTGACGGAGATGCACGTGGACGGGTTCCGCTTCGACCTGGCCACCACCCTGGGCCGCATGGGCGGCGGCGAGTTCAGCCCCAACGCGCCCCTGTTCCAGATCATCAACCAGGACCCCGTGCTCCAGAAGGTGAAGCTCATCGCCGAGCCCTGGGATGTGGGGCTGGGCGGCTACCAGGTGGGCCACTTCCCGGCGCCGTGGCGCGAGTGGAACGGCAAGTACCGCGACGCCGTGCGCCGCTACTGGAAGGGTGACGAGAACCTCGCCGGCGAGGTGGGCTACCGGCTGGCGGGCTCCGCGGACCTGTTCCAGGAGGCGCGGCGCCGGCCCCAGGCGAGCATCAACTTCGTCACCGCCCACGACGGCTTCACCCTGCACGACCTGGTCACCTACAGCCACAAGCACAACGAGGCCAACGGCGAGCACAACCGCGACGGCGCGGACGACAACCAGGCGTGGAACTGCGGCGTGGAGGGCGAGACGGACAACCCGCGGATCATCACCCTGCGCGACCAGCAGAAGCGCAACCTGCTGGCCACCATGTTCCTGTCCCAGGGCGTGCCCATGCTGGTGGCCGGCGACGAGATGGGCCGCACCCAGGGCGGCAACAACAACGCCTACTGCCAGGACAACGAGCTGTCCTGGGTGGACTGGAACCTGGACGCCCGCCGCAAGGCGCTGCTCGAGTTCACCTCGCGGCTCATCCATTTCCGCCACCGCCAGCCGGTGCTGCAGCGCCGCCGCTTCTTCCAGGGCGGCCACATCTGGGACTCGCACTTCAAGGACCTCACCTGGTACCGGCCGGACGGCTCGGAGATGAGCCCGGAGGACTGGCAGAAGCCCTTCGTCCGCTCGCTGGCGTTCCTGCTGGGCGGAGACGCCATCCCCACGCCGGACGAGCGCGGCCAGCGCGTCATCGGCGACGCCTTGCTGGTGCTGCTCAACGCCCACCACGAGCCGGTGCGCTTCAACGTGCCCCACGGCCCCAAGGGCACCCAGTGGATGCTCGAGTTCTACACGGCGGATGACGCGCGAGGCCCGGAGCCCATCAAGCCGGGGCCCTTCGAGCTCGCCGGCCGCTCGCTCGCGGTGTTCCGCGAGGCCGAGCCCGACGAGAAGCCCTGA
- a CDS encoding acyl-CoA dehydrogenase, whose translation MSSPNHYKPNLRDLQFNLFEFLDIGNTSLGKGPFGDIDETAARQTLETLQQVCVNEVAPSFAESEHTPPVLENGNVTLPPLLKRAIAAYYDSGMPQLELPPHMGGLGAPPSLCWAAFEMLVGASAPVAFYTLGTLVSRVIDRLGTEAQKRRFLPHINEKRWIGTMVLTEPDAGSDVGAARAKARNVGGEVWEIEGVKRFITSAEHDASDNIIHMVLARPEGAGPGTKGLSLFIVPKFWVNEDGSLGERNGVVCTKLEKKMGIKGSVTCELTFGDGKPARGLLLGEVHEGIRQMFHIIEQARMAVGMKSMATLSTAYLNALDFAKERKQGSDLLSGRDKTAPRVAIMRHPDVRRMLMAQKAHAEGMRALALFTASIQDQVEIKGGHRALAAAELDALNDLLLPLVKGYCSDKAYELLGVSLQCFGGSGYLADYPIEQYIRDQKIDTLYEGTTHIQALDLLLRKLARDGGATLQGLLAQVRQTAESDLGGKQLEAERAALGKALGDLETMLGTLMGKLGESLYHVGMQGNRVLMSVAEVVIGWLLVRHAAVALERTKVNPGDKAFYAGKLASARWFCKEVLPGIAHAARMVEQSSLDLMEVPEEAF comes from the coding sequence ATGTCGTCCCCGAACCACTACAAGCCCAACCTGCGCGACCTGCAGTTCAACCTCTTCGAGTTCCTCGACATCGGCAACACCTCGCTGGGCAAGGGCCCCTTCGGCGACATCGACGAGACGGCGGCGCGGCAGACGCTGGAGACGCTCCAGCAGGTGTGCGTCAACGAGGTGGCGCCCAGCTTCGCCGAGTCCGAGCACACCCCGCCCGTGCTGGAGAACGGCAACGTCACGCTGCCGCCGCTGCTCAAGCGCGCCATCGCCGCGTACTACGACTCGGGGATGCCGCAGCTGGAGCTGCCCCCGCACATGGGCGGCCTGGGCGCGCCCCCGTCGCTGTGCTGGGCCGCCTTCGAGATGCTGGTGGGCGCCAGCGCTCCGGTGGCCTTCTACACGCTGGGCACGCTCGTCTCGCGCGTCATCGACCGGCTGGGCACCGAGGCGCAGAAGCGCCGCTTCCTGCCCCACATCAACGAGAAGCGGTGGATCGGCACCATGGTGCTCACCGAGCCGGACGCCGGCAGCGACGTGGGCGCCGCGCGCGCCAAGGCCCGCAACGTGGGCGGGGAGGTCTGGGAGATCGAAGGCGTCAAGCGCTTCATCACCAGCGCGGAGCACGACGCCTCGGACAACATCATCCACATGGTGCTGGCGCGGCCGGAGGGCGCGGGGCCGGGCACCAAGGGCCTGTCGCTGTTCATCGTCCCCAAGTTCTGGGTGAACGAGGACGGCTCGCTGGGTGAGCGCAACGGCGTGGTGTGCACCAAGCTCGAGAAGAAGATGGGCATCAAGGGCTCGGTCACCTGCGAGCTGACGTTCGGCGACGGCAAGCCCGCGCGCGGCCTGCTGCTGGGCGAGGTGCACGAGGGCATCCGGCAGATGTTCCACATCATCGAGCAGGCGCGCATGGCGGTGGGCATGAAGTCCATGGCCACGCTGTCCACCGCGTACCTGAACGCGCTGGACTTCGCCAAGGAGCGCAAGCAGGGCTCGGACCTGCTCTCCGGGCGCGACAAGACGGCCCCGCGCGTGGCCATCATGCGCCACCCGGACGTGCGGCGCATGCTGATGGCCCAGAAGGCGCACGCCGAGGGCATGCGCGCCCTGGCCCTCTTCACCGCCTCCATCCAGGACCAGGTGGAGATCAAGGGCGGGCACCGGGCGCTGGCCGCCGCGGAGCTGGACGCGCTCAATGACTTGCTGCTGCCGCTGGTGAAGGGCTACTGCTCGGACAAGGCGTACGAGCTGCTGGGCGTGTCGCTCCAGTGCTTCGGCGGCTCGGGGTACCTGGCGGACTACCCCATCGAGCAGTACATCCGGGACCAGAAGATAGACACCCTCTACGAGGGCACCACCCACATCCAGGCCCTGGACCTGCTCTTGCGCAAGCTGGCGCGTGACGGCGGGGCGACGCTGCAGGGGCTGCTTGCGCAGGTGCGGCAGACGGCCGAGTCGGACCTGGGCGGCAAGCAGCTCGAGGCGGAGCGCGCCGCGCTGGGCAAGGCGCTGGGCGACCTGGAGACGATGCTCGGGACGCTGATGGGCAAGCTGGGCGAGTCGCTCTACCACGTGGGCATGCAGGGCAACCGCGTGCTGATGTCGGTGGCGGAGGTCGTCATCGGCTGGCTGCTGGTGCGGCACGCCGCGGTGGCGCTGGAGCGCACCAAGGTGAACCCGGGCGACAAGGCCTTCTACGCGGGCAAGCTCGCCTCGGCGCGCTGGTTCTGCAAGGAAGTGCTGCCGGGCATCGCCCACGCCGCGCGCATGGTGGAGCAGAGCAGCCTGGACCTGATGGAAGTACCCGAAGAGGCATTCTGA
- a CDS encoding fatty acid desaturase, which yields MSKSAPTEYEVVQGPEPHPGRTRAILKAHPQVQKLFGRTPATALFVPIILVAQFGMAYAVREQPWWVIVLAAYTLGAIVNNTCYVIIHEATHSLIFKGRTANLLAAIGADLVHVIPSAVTFTRFHLVHHRHQGEFDLDADLPSHAEAKLVGNSTVMKALWIAFFPLMQALRMPRFSKLISFWEPWTVVNALAVFAADAAVLYFMGPWAFLYVVLSIFFSIGLHPLGGRLIQEHFIIQHPQETYSYYGPWNLTALNVGYHNEHHDFSAVPWNRLPQVKALAPEFYDTLKWHRSWTGLLLKFIFDPSLSLYSRITRPGPQKRQVLTGGVGRVPDSVESLQKPPAAVDSAA from the coding sequence ATGTCGAAGTCAGCTCCTACGGAGTACGAAGTCGTCCAGGGGCCAGAGCCGCACCCGGGTCGGACCCGCGCCATCCTCAAGGCCCACCCCCAGGTGCAGAAGCTGTTCGGGCGCACCCCGGCCACCGCGCTGTTCGTCCCCATCATCCTCGTGGCGCAGTTCGGCATGGCCTACGCGGTGCGCGAGCAGCCCTGGTGGGTCATCGTGCTGGCGGCGTACACGCTGGGCGCGATCGTCAACAACACCTGCTACGTCATCATCCACGAGGCCACGCACAGCCTCATCTTCAAGGGGCGCACGGCGAACCTGCTGGCGGCCATCGGCGCGGACCTGGTGCACGTGATTCCGTCGGCGGTGACGTTCACGCGCTTCCACCTGGTGCACCACCGGCACCAGGGCGAGTTCGACCTGGACGCGGACCTGCCCTCGCACGCCGAGGCGAAGCTGGTGGGCAACAGCACCGTCATGAAGGCGCTGTGGATCGCCTTCTTCCCGCTGATGCAGGCGCTGCGCATGCCGCGCTTCTCCAAGCTGATCAGCTTCTGGGAGCCGTGGACGGTGGTGAACGCGCTGGCGGTGTTCGCGGCGGACGCCGCGGTGCTCTACTTCATGGGGCCGTGGGCGTTCCTCTACGTGGTGCTGAGCATCTTCTTCTCGATTGGCCTGCACCCGCTGGGCGGCCGGCTCATCCAGGAGCACTTCATCATCCAGCACCCGCAGGAGACGTACTCGTACTACGGGCCGTGGAACCTCACCGCGCTCAACGTGGGCTACCACAACGAGCACCATGACTTCTCCGCGGTGCCGTGGAACCGGCTGCCGCAGGTGAAGGCGCTGGCGCCCGAGTTCTACGACACGCTGAAGTGGCACCGCTCGTGGACGGGGCTGCTGCTGAAGTTCATCTTCGATCCATCGCTCAGCCTCTACAGCCGCATCACCCGGCCGGGCCCGCAGAAGCGCCAGGTGCTCACCGGCGGCGTGGGCCGCGTGCCGGACTCGGTGGAGTCGCTGCAGAAGCCGCCGGCCGCCGTCGACTCGGCGGCCTGA
- a CDS encoding DUF3037 domain-containing protein, with the protein MPARSSFDYAIVRVVPRVERGEFINAGIILFCLTSRFLSARVELDEQRLLALAPDVDVELVRGHLEAIPRICAGGRPAGPIGQLPQKERWHWLVAPRSTILQTSPVHSGLCEDPTRALEHLMDTMVRLR; encoded by the coding sequence GTGCCCGCGCGCAGCTCGTTTGACTACGCCATCGTGCGCGTGGTGCCCCGCGTGGAGCGCGGCGAGTTCATCAACGCCGGCATCATCCTCTTCTGCCTCACCAGCCGCTTCCTGTCGGCCAGGGTGGAGCTGGACGAGCAGCGCCTGCTCGCGCTCGCGCCGGACGTGGACGTGGAGCTGGTGCGCGGCCACCTGGAGGCCATCCCCCGCATCTGCGCCGGGGGCCGGCCGGCGGGGCCCATCGGGCAGCTCCCCCAGAAGGAGCGCTGGCACTGGCTGGTGGCGCCGCGCAGCACCATCCTCCAGACGTCTCCGGTGCACTCGGGACTGTGCGAGGACCCCACCCGGGCCCTGGAGCACCTGATGGACACGATGGTGCGCCTGCGGTGA
- a CDS encoding HipA family kinase, translating into MLRTVTATRYVTPLREGGSVPAIVEADDSGMYVLKFRGAAQGLKALIAELLAGELGRAMGLRVPELVFIHLDPVLGRAEPDTEIRDLIKASGGLNLALDYLPGSITFDPVVGPSPTAEEASDIVCFDAYVTNVDRTPKNPNMLHWHKALWLIDHGASMYFHHSWAEYLERARTAFGPIKDHVLLPWATALKASEATLRGKLTPEVLERTVALIPDEWLGAEEFPTKEAHRAAYLAWLRERLAASPRFIEEAERARAQLV; encoded by the coding sequence ATGCTGAGAACGGTGACGGCGACCCGGTACGTGACGCCGCTGCGCGAGGGCGGCTCGGTGCCGGCCATCGTCGAGGCGGATGACTCGGGCATGTACGTGCTGAAGTTCCGCGGCGCGGCCCAGGGGCTCAAGGCGCTCATCGCCGAGCTGCTGGCGGGCGAGCTGGGGCGCGCCATGGGGCTGCGCGTCCCAGAGCTCGTGTTCATCCACCTCGACCCGGTGCTCGGCCGCGCCGAGCCGGACACGGAGATTCGAGACCTCATCAAGGCCAGCGGCGGGCTGAACCTGGCGCTGGACTACCTGCCGGGTTCCATCACGTTCGATCCAGTGGTGGGGCCCTCGCCGACCGCCGAGGAGGCCTCGGACATCGTCTGCTTCGACGCGTACGTGACGAACGTGGACCGGACGCCGAAGAACCCCAACATGCTGCACTGGCACAAGGCGCTGTGGCTCATCGACCATGGCGCCTCCATGTACTTCCACCACTCGTGGGCGGAGTACCTGGAGCGCGCTCGCACCGCGTTCGGCCCCATCAAGGACCACGTGCTGCTGCCCTGGGCCACGGCGCTCAAGGCCTCCGAGGCCACCTTGCGCGGCAAGCTGACGCCCGAGGTGCTGGAGCGGACGGTGGCCCTGATTCCCGACGAGTGGCTGGGAGCGGAGGAGTTCCCCACCAAGGAGGCGCACCGGGCGGCCTACCTCGCCTGGCTGCGCGAGCGCCTGGCGGCGTCCCCCCGTTTCATCGAGGAGGCGGAGCGTGCCCGCGCGCAGCTCGTTTGA